A stretch of the Desulfobacter sp. genome encodes the following:
- a CDS encoding M55 family metallopeptidase has product MKPPELRDMGAKTKPRAQTAQKRIPESILILADIEGSSGCHTREAARFMGKGWPQACLDMTLDLNAVVEALFNSGVGRIHIQDFHRTGYNIIPRLVHDNATLSQGYRQGHVPGMGNVRHFQGLIMLGMHAP; this is encoded by the coding sequence ATGAAACCACCTGAATTGAGAGATATGGGGGCCAAAACAAAGCCCAGAGCCCAAACCGCCCAGAAACGGATTCCTGAATCCATTCTCATCCTGGCAGATATTGAGGGCAGTTCAGGCTGCCATACCCGGGAGGCTGCCCGGTTTATGGGCAAGGGCTGGCCCCAGGCCTGCCTTGACATGACCCTGGATCTCAACGCCGTGGTAGAGGCATTGTTTAACTCGGGTGTGGGCCGAATTCATATCCAGGATTTCCACAGAACAGGATACAATATCATTCCCAGGCTTGTCCATGACAATGCCACCCTCTCCCAGGGCTATCGCCAGGGGCATGTGCCGGGGATGGGCAATGTCAGGCATTTCCAGGGACTGATCATGCTGGGCATGCACGCCCCTTAA
- a CDS encoding 30S ribosomal protein S1, protein MSDEFEDKGTQDFEEMSFEQMFESYDKKVSQELKQGDMVEGQIISIGRQSVYIDTGTKSDGVVDKIELLDENNEFPYAVNDLIKLYVVSLSESEVILSKAISGAGMANMLEDAYRGRTPVEGRVAEVVKGGFALDILGKRAFCPVSQMDVKYVETPEDYLGQTHHFLITRFEENGRNIVVSRRELLNEQIREERAAFMKTIDADDLVQGKVTKLMSYGAFMELAPGVEGMAHISELSWSRVEKPDEVVHVDDLIMVKILKIENWDSDNPKISLSVKQTSGNPWDNMGTTFKPGDQVSGKVVRMASFGVFVEIAPGVDGLVHISEMSHVRRVVRPEDEVSQGETVQVVVKAIDMDSKRISLSMKDAAGDPWTGASAKYAPGTVVEVTLEKKEGFGLFLNLAPGITGLMPMSSIRQSEQGSKFESLKPGDQAQVLVQDVDEDKRRITLAPPDQKDPDNWKAFAGAQKSKSMGTMESLFREAMAKKKK, encoded by the coding sequence ATGAGCGACGAGTTTGAAGACAAAGGGACCCAAGATTTTGAAGAGATGAGTTTTGAACAAATGTTTGAGTCCTACGATAAAAAGGTGAGCCAAGAACTCAAACAGGGGGATATGGTCGAAGGGCAGATCATCTCCATCGGGCGGCAGTCTGTATATATTGATACGGGCACCAAAAGCGACGGGGTGGTGGACAAGATTGAACTGCTGGATGAAAATAATGAATTCCCCTATGCGGTCAATGACCTAATCAAACTCTATGTGGTCTCCTTGAGCGAAAGTGAAGTGATCCTGTCCAAGGCCATTTCCGGTGCCGGCATGGCCAACATGCTTGAAGATGCCTATCGCGGCAGAACCCCGGTTGAAGGCAGGGTGGCAGAAGTCGTCAAAGGGGGATTTGCCCTGGATATCCTGGGAAAAAGGGCCTTTTGCCCGGTGAGCCAGATGGATGTTAAGTATGTGGAAACCCCTGAAGATTATTTGGGCCAGACCCATCATTTTCTCATTACCCGGTTTGAGGAAAACGGCAGGAATATCGTGGTCTCCCGCAGGGAACTGCTCAACGAGCAGATCAGAGAAGAGCGGGCAGCTTTCATGAAAACCATTGACGCAGACGATCTGGTTCAGGGAAAAGTGACCAAGCTGATGTCCTATGGGGCGTTTATGGAATTGGCACCCGGGGTTGAGGGCATGGCCCATATCTCCGAGCTGAGCTGGTCCCGGGTGGAAAAACCCGATGAGGTGGTCCATGTGGATGATCTGATCATGGTCAAGATTTTGAAAATTGAAAACTGGGATTCGGACAACCCTAAAATTTCCCTTTCTGTCAAACAGACCTCGGGCAATCCCTGGGACAATATGGGCACGACATTTAAACCCGGGGACCAGGTCAGCGGGAAAGTGGTCCGCATGGCTTCCTTTGGGGTGTTTGTGGAAATTGCCCCGGGTGTGGACGGGCTGGTGCATATCTCTGAGATGAGCCATGTCAGACGGGTGGTTCGCCCCGAAGACGAGGTCAGCCAGGGCGAGACCGTGCAGGTGGTGGTCAAGGCCATTGACATGGACAGCAAACGGATTTCTTTGAGCATGAAAGATGCGGCAGGAGATCCCTGGACAGGGGCCAGCGCCAAGTATGCCCCCGGAACCGTGGTAGAGGTCACCTTAGAGAAAAAAGAAGGGTTTGGGCTTTTTTTGAATCTGGCACCTGGAATCACTGGGCTGATGCCCATGTCCAGCATCCGCCAGTCCGAACAAGGATCAAAATTTGAATCCCTTAAACCCGGTGATCAGGCACAGGTTCTGGTTCAGGATGTGGATGAGGACAAGCGCCGCATTACTCTGGCTCCCCCGGATCAAAAGGATCCGGATAATTGGAAAGCCTTTGCAGGGGCCCAGAAATCCAAATCCATGGGTACCATGGAAAGCCTGTTCCGGGAAGCCATGGCCAAAAAGAAAAAATAG
- the uvrC gene encoding excinuclease ABC subunit UvrC, whose protein sequence is MISPLIEEKYGQAPHLPGVYLMKDKKKKILYVGKAKDLKKRLSSYFVKKEQTEAKTAALLALVADFDLVITQSDHEAFILEANLIKAHAPKYNVLLKDGKNYPLLRIDMNQTYPSIQKVRQIKNDKALYFGPYSSVKSVNQTLKQIQKIFKLRKCKDTQFKNRSRPCLNYQIKACLGVCCIEVDPEEYRALVKDAVLFLQGRSNDVAKKLKREMAAHAKAQAFEKAAQVRDILFAIEQVMERQVVVCPDQKDRDVMGLAWKRGKAVVTVMRVRSGLLIDTAHYPLDLGFKEADEVLAAFIPQYYKQTCEIPGFILVSRAVENPGRIEDELSSLASHRVRVHHPIRGEKRQLTRMGVVNAQKELEKIQLREEEAQAALVMLKNLLGMEKLPERIECFDNSNLQGRDPVAAMVVFTHGRPDKNAYRKYIIKDILRQDDYAYMTQVLTRRFLRSKNQMARPDLLVVDGGKGQLGMAMAVVKDLGLEGEFCLAGLAKKDKAKGEKADKIYLPGRSNPLNTAQALKALFLLEQVRDESHRFAITFQRKRREKRGQASVLDGLPGIGPKKKKLLLTRFKGVKNIRQQTPESLARVPGITREMAQELLIALGD, encoded by the coding sequence ATGATTTCCCCTTTGATTGAAGAAAAGTACGGCCAGGCCCCCCACCTTCCCGGGGTCTATCTTATGAAGGATAAAAAGAAAAAGATTCTTTACGTGGGCAAGGCCAAGGATTTAAAAAAGCGGCTCTCCTCTTATTTTGTCAAAAAAGAGCAGACAGAGGCCAAAACCGCAGCCCTGCTGGCCCTGGTCGCAGATTTTGATCTGGTGATCACCCAGTCCGACCATGAGGCCTTTATTCTGGAGGCCAACCTGATCAAGGCCCATGCACCCAAGTACAATGTGCTGTTAAAGGACGGGAAAAATTATCCTTTGCTTCGCATTGACATGAACCAGACCTATCCCTCCATCCAGAAGGTTCGGCAGATCAAAAATGACAAGGCCCTCTACTTTGGGCCGTATTCCTCGGTTAAAAGCGTCAACCAGACCTTAAAACAGATCCAGAAGATTTTTAAACTCAGAAAATGCAAGGATACCCAGTTTAAGAACAGGTCCCGGCCCTGCCTCAACTATCAGATCAAGGCATGTCTCGGGGTCTGCTGCATTGAGGTGGACCCTGAAGAGTACAGGGCATTGGTAAAGGATGCGGTTCTTTTTTTACAGGGCCGGTCCAATGATGTGGCCAAAAAGCTTAAACGGGAAATGGCGGCCCATGCCAAGGCCCAGGCCTTTGAAAAGGCCGCCCAGGTCAGGGATATCCTTTTTGCCATTGAACAGGTGATGGAGCGGCAGGTGGTGGTCTGCCCGGACCAGAAGGACAGGGATGTCATGGGCCTTGCCTGGAAAAGGGGCAAGGCCGTGGTCACGGTGATGCGGGTAAGATCAGGCCTGCTCATTGATACGGCCCATTATCCCCTGGATCTTGGGTTTAAGGAGGCAGACGAGGTGCTGGCCGCATTTATCCCCCAGTATTACAAACAAACCTGTGAGATCCCGGGATTTATCCTTGTGAGCCGTGCTGTTGAGAATCCGGGCAGGATTGAAGATGAACTCTCCTCACTGGCCAGCCATAGGGTCCGCGTTCATCATCCCATCCGGGGGGAAAAACGGCAGCTTACCCGGATGGGAGTTGTCAATGCCCAAAAAGAACTTGAGAAGATCCAGCTCAGGGAAGAAGAGGCCCAGGCTGCCCTGGTGATGCTTAAAAATCTTCTGGGCATGGAAAAACTGCCCGAGCGGATTGAATGTTTTGATAATTCAAACCTCCAGGGCAGGGACCCTGTGGCCGCCATGGTGGTCTTTACCCATGGCCGGCCGGACAAGAATGCCTATCGAAAATATATTATCAAGGATATCCTTCGTCAGGATGACTATGCTTATATGACCCAGGTGCTAACCCGGCGGTTTCTCCGGTCAAAAAACCAGATGGCCCGGCCCGACCTTTTGGTGGTGGACGGGGGCAAGGGGCAGCTTGGCATGGCCATGGCCGTGGTCAAAGACCTGGGCCTTGAAGGGGAATTCTGCCTGGCAGGCCTGGCCAAAAAAGACAAGGCCAAGGGGGAAAAGGCGGACAAGATCTATCTTCCGGGCCGGTCAAACCCCCTGAACACGGCCCAGGCCCTTAAAGCCCTCTTTCTTTTGGAGCAGGTCAGGGATGAGTCCCACAGGTTTGCCATTACCTTCCAGCGCAAGCGCAGGGAAAAAAGAGGGCAGGCCTCTGTTCTGGACGGGCTTCCCGGCATCGGTCCCAAGAAAAAGAAACTGCTTTTAACCCGGTTTAAAGGGGTGAAAAATATTCGACAGCAGACGCCTGAGTCCCTGGCCCGGGTGCCGGGAATTACCCGGGAAATGGCCCAGGAGCTGCTCATCGCCCTTGGAGACTAA
- the uvrB gene encoding excinuclease ABC subunit UvrB: MGLFNLVSEFSPKGDQPGAIEYLVRGVKENEPHQVLLGVTGSGKTFTMANIINQVEKPSLIIAPNKTLAAQLYNEFKMLFPDNCVEYFVSYYDYYQPEAYIPSSDTYIQKDSSINELIDKMRHSATRSVLARKDVIVVASVSCIYGLGAPEDYLDLRITLDRDMEMPREKLIAGFVNIQYTRNDTDFHRGTFRVRGDRVEIFPAYEEEKAVRIDFFGDTIEEISEIDPLKGSVLASFDQMVIYPASHYVTKKQTRKKAVERIIAELKERLEFLRKENQLVEAQRLEERTQYDIEMLNEIGYCNGIENYSRHLTGRAPGEPPPTLLDYIDDEFLLFFDESHISVSQLGAMYKADRSRKETLVRFGFRLPSAVDNRPLKFEEFYERVPQTVFVSATPADYEMEKAGHRVAEQIVRPTGLLDPPIEIRDAKTQVDDLYEEILKRVEAKERVLVTTLTKRMAEDLTDYYTDLGIKVKYLHSDIGTVERIDIIQDLRRGLFDVLIGINLLREGLDIPEVSLVAILDADKEGFLRSFRSFIQIFGRAARNAFGRVIMYAEKETKSMKKAISETNRRRKIQREYNQAHNITPASISKKINPFDYSMSDRDSDPDTAAAVNEEIQSYEGEELDLEDLIRDLEYKMNLAAENLEFEQAALYRDKIKELARIKTDQP, translated from the coding sequence ATGGGATTATTCAACCTGGTATCTGAATTTTCACCCAAGGGAGATCAGCCCGGCGCCATTGAATACCTGGTCAGGGGGGTGAAAGAAAATGAGCCCCACCAGGTGCTTTTAGGGGTCACAGGATCGGGCAAAACTTTTACCATGGCCAATATCATCAACCAGGTGGAAAAGCCCAGTTTGATTATTGCCCCCAATAAAACCCTGGCAGCCCAGCTTTATAACGAATTTAAGATGCTTTTTCCGGATAATTGTGTGGAGTATTTTGTCTCCTATTATGATTATTATCAGCCTGAAGCCTATATCCCCTCAAGCGATACCTATATTCAAAAGGATTCCTCCATTAATGAGCTCATTGACAAGATGCGCCATTCTGCCACACGCTCTGTTCTGGCCAGAAAAGATGTGATCGTGGTGGCCTCGGTCTCCTGTATTTACGGCCTGGGTGCGCCGGAAGATTATCTGGACCTGAGGATCACCCTGGACCGGGATATGGAGATGCCCAGAGAAAAGCTGATTGCCGGGTTTGTTAATATCCAGTATACGAGAAATGATACGGATTTTCACAGGGGCACCTTCAGGGTCCGGGGGGACCGGGTGGAGATCTTTCCGGCCTATGAAGAGGAAAAGGCGGTGCGCATTGATTTTTTCGGGGACACCATTGAGGAGATTTCAGAGATTGATCCTTTGAAAGGCTCGGTTCTGGCCTCTTTTGACCAGATGGTGATTTATCCGGCCTCCCACTATGTAACCAAGAAACAGACCCGGAAAAAGGCGGTTGAAAGGATCATTGCTGAATTAAAAGAACGGCTGGAGTTTTTGCGCAAGGAAAATCAGCTGGTCGAAGCCCAGCGTCTGGAAGAACGGACCCAGTATGATATTGAGATGCTCAACGAGATCGGGTATTGCAACGGGATTGAAAATTATTCCCGGCATCTCACCGGAAGAGCACCGGGAGAACCCCCGCCTACGCTTTTAGATTATATTGATGATGAGTTTTTATTGTTTTTTGACGAGAGCCATATCTCGGTCAGTCAGCTTGGGGCCATGTACAAGGCTGACCGGTCCAGAAAAGAGACTCTGGTAAGGTTCGGGTTCCGCCTGCCCTCTGCCGTGGATAACCGCCCTTTGAAGTTTGAAGAATTTTACGAACGGGTGCCCCAGACCGTTTTTGTTTCAGCCACCCCGGCCGACTATGAGATGGAAAAGGCAGGCCACAGGGTGGCAGAACAGATCGTCCGTCCCACAGGGCTTTTAGATCCTCCCATTGAAATCCGGGATGCAAAGACCCAGGTGGATGATCTCTACGAAGAGATTCTCAAGCGGGTGGAGGCCAAAGAACGGGTTCTGGTCACCACCCTGACCAAGCGCATGGCCGAAGATCTTACTGATTATTATACGGATCTTGGGATCAAGGTTAAGTATCTTCACTCGGACATCGGCACGGTGGAGCGGATCGATATTATCCAGGACCTTCGCCGGGGCCTGTTTGACGTGCTCATCGGCATAAACCTGCTCAGGGAAGGGCTGGACATTCCCGAAGTCTCCCTTGTGGCCATTCTGGATGCGGACAAGGAAGGATTTTTGCGGTCATTTAGATCCTTTATCCAGATTTTCGGCAGGGCCGCCAGGAATGCATTCGGCCGGGTGATCATGTATGCGGAAAAAGAGACCAAATCCATGAAAAAGGCCATATCGGAAACCAACCGCCGCAGAAAGATCCAAAGAGAGTACAACCAGGCCCACAACATCACTCCCGCAAGCATTTCCAAGAAGATCAACCCCTTTGATTATTCCATGTCTGACCGGGATAGTGACCCGGACACGGCCGCTGCGGTCAACGAGGAAATTCAATCCTATGAGGGAGAAGAGCTGGATCTGGAAGATCTTATCAGGGACCTGGAATACAAGATGAATTTGGCAGCCGAAAACCTGGAATTTGAGCAGGCTGCCCTCTACCGGGACAAGATCAAGGAACTCGCCCGGATTAAAACGGATCAGCCATGA
- a CDS encoding CoA-binding protein: METVAVVGASPLKERYSNKAINMLEEYGHTPVPVAPKYDTIEGKPVYTCLLDIPENIDTVALYVGVARQEKIIQEIIDLKPRRVIFNPNTENPQVYDQLKSAGIEIQEACTLVLLKTNQYYEGVQNSVSVE; this comes from the coding sequence ATGGAAACCGTTGCTGTGGTAGGCGCCAGCCCCTTAAAAGAGAGATACTCAAACAAGGCCATTAACATGCTCGAAGAATACGGCCACACCCCTGTGCCCGTGGCCCCCAAATATGACACCATTGAGGGAAAGCCGGTTTATACCTGCCTTTTGGATATACCTGAAAACATAGATACCGTAGCCCTGTATGTGGGGGTGGCCCGCCAGGAAAAAATTATCCAGGAAATCATCGACCTTAAACCCAGACGGGTGATTTTTAATCCAAACACGGAAAACCCGCAAGTTTACGATCAGCTCAAATCCGCGGGCATCGAGATCCAGGAAGCCTGCACCCTGGTATTGCTCAAAACCAACCAATATTACGAGGGCGTTCAAAATTCTGTGTCAGTTGAATGA
- a CDS encoding IS256 family transposase yields MTEENTEFDFQKALKGIQEGKPFTGKGGVLTSLIKNLAEAALEGELESHLGQEVSANRRNGKSKKTIKSLDGKFELETPRDRAGTFSPQIVKKHQTTLSDEIERKIIALYGLGMSYNDMASHLQEIYGLEISNATLSTITDKIIHTVKEWQARPLENVYPIIWLDAIHYKVRENGKVGSKAVYTILGVNIEGRKEVLGLYISENEGANFWLQVLTDLSNRGVKDILIACVDGLKGFPEAIETIFPDTEVQLCVVHQIRNSLKYVGSKNKKEFMADLKRVYKAVNKDLAEEELDILENKWNDKYPIVIKSWRNNWERLSHFFKYPEEIRRIIYTTNTIEAVHRQFRKLTKTKGSFPNQDSLLKLLYMGIQNASKKWTMPIQNWLLTISQLASFFEGRLDKELGI; encoded by the coding sequence ATGACCGAAGAAAACACCGAATTTGATTTTCAAAAAGCCCTTAAAGGCATCCAGGAAGGTAAACCCTTCACAGGTAAGGGCGGCGTCCTTACATCATTAATCAAAAATCTTGCTGAAGCTGCTCTTGAAGGAGAGTTGGAGTCCCATCTCGGGCAGGAAGTTTCTGCCAACCGCCGTAATGGAAAAAGCAAAAAGACCATTAAATCCCTGGATGGTAAATTTGAGCTGGAAACCCCGCGTGACAGGGCCGGAACCTTCTCTCCACAGATCGTCAAAAAACATCAGACAACGCTCAGCGATGAAATTGAAAGAAAGATAATAGCCCTTTACGGCCTGGGCATGAGTTATAATGATATGGCTTCCCATTTACAGGAAATCTATGGACTTGAGATTTCAAATGCCACTCTGAGCACCATTACCGATAAAATCATCCATACCGTCAAAGAATGGCAGGCCAGGCCGTTGGAAAATGTGTACCCAATCATATGGCTTGATGCCATACATTATAAAGTACGAGAAAACGGAAAGGTCGGCAGCAAAGCCGTTTACACAATTCTTGGGGTGAATATCGAGGGCCGCAAAGAGGTTCTTGGGCTGTACATATCCGAGAATGAGGGTGCGAACTTCTGGCTGCAGGTGTTAACAGACCTTTCAAACCGAGGGGTAAAAGATATCCTGATTGCCTGTGTTGATGGTCTAAAAGGTTTTCCCGAGGCCATTGAGACCATATTCCCGGACACAGAAGTTCAACTCTGCGTAGTCCACCAGATCCGAAATTCATTGAAATACGTTGGTTCCAAAAATAAAAAGGAATTTATGGCAGATCTAAAACGTGTTTATAAAGCGGTCAATAAGGATCTGGCCGAAGAAGAACTGGATATCTTGGAAAATAAATGGAATGACAAATACCCGATTGTGATAAAATCCTGGCGGAACAACTGGGAACGCCTCAGTCATTTCTTTAAATATCCAGAAGAGATTCGACGGATAATATACACCACAAATACCATTGAGGCTGTGCATCGACAGTTTCGAAAACTGACCAAAACAAAGGGATCATTCCCGAACCAGGACAGCCTGTTAAAGCTGCTTTACATGGGGATCCAGAACGCCAGTAAAAAATGGACAATGCCGATTCAAAATTGGTTACTGACAATCTCCCAGTTGGCAAGTTTCTTTGAAGGCCGGCTGGATAAAGAGCTGGGAATTTGA
- a CDS encoding AMP-binding protein, whose product MSLESTYREAMALNEIQDMDQREIKAQAFFNRLNKSELPEKFNWAAEIFEGIHVKERGEQLALIWTDMDTDAEAQYTYKELAGNGNKLLNFLRKKGVEKGNNLYMLTPIVPETWFATFAGIKGGLVSVPTATSMTEREIQFRFEAYEPDVIVSFEGLTDLVDDALKKADCTPKAKIVLGQKEGWISYGDIAQEAPEAEAADVNSEDVLFCFFTSGTTGLPKRVGHSAVSYPLGHLSSAVIIGLEPGDVHHNLSAPGWAKWAWSSFFSPFNMGATATGFNFTALDIKKYISAVAKYKVNSFCAPPTAWRAFVGLDLSEYDLSAMKYSISAGEPLNPEVIEQWKEGTGTEIRDFYGQTESTAMIGNPPWMEKKMRLGSFGYPSYMYDVILADDEGKEITEPDITGHIVVRLSNWRAIGLFQEYIDNEAKTAEAFHHGLYYTGDKATFDKDGYWWFVGRSDDVIKSSDFRVGPFEVESALIEHPSVMETAVVGVPDPKRHQLVKAFVILAQGQEPSKALALELFKHTIEVLAKFKIPRIIEFVDELPKTISGKIRRIELRENEEGKKEEKNNEFFYHQFPELSSKKK is encoded by the coding sequence ATGTCGTTGGAAAGCACTTACAGAGAGGCAATGGCACTGAATGAGATCCAGGATATGGATCAGCGTGAAATCAAAGCACAGGCTTTTTTCAACAGGCTGAACAAATCCGAGCTGCCTGAAAAATTTAACTGGGCCGCAGAAATCTTCGAGGGAATCCATGTCAAGGAACGCGGTGAGCAGCTGGCCTTGATCTGGACAGATATGGATACAGATGCCGAAGCCCAGTATACTTATAAAGAACTGGCTGGAAACGGGAATAAACTTCTTAATTTTCTGCGGAAAAAAGGGGTGGAGAAAGGCAACAACCTCTACATGCTGACCCCCATTGTCCCGGAAACATGGTTTGCCACCTTTGCCGGCATCAAGGGCGGCCTTGTCTCTGTACCCACGGCCACCTCCATGACGGAAAGAGAGATCCAGTTCCGGTTTGAGGCGTACGAGCCGGATGTGATTGTTTCTTTTGAAGGATTGACAGACCTGGTGGATGATGCCCTGAAAAAAGCCGACTGCACCCCCAAGGCCAAAATTGTCCTGGGACAAAAAGAGGGATGGATCTCCTATGGGGATATTGCCCAGGAAGCCCCGGAAGCCGAGGCTGCCGATGTCAACAGTGAAGATGTCCTGTTCTGCTTTTTTACCTCGGGCACCACAGGGCTTCCCAAACGGGTGGGCCATTCTGCCGTGTCATACCCCTTGGGTCATCTTTCCTCGGCCGTGATCATCGGGCTTGAACCCGGGGATGTACACCATAACCTGAGTGCTCCGGGCTGGGCAAAATGGGCCTGGTCCAGCTTTTTCTCCCCCTTTAACATGGGGGCTACGGCCACAGGGTTTAATTTTACGGCATTGGATATTAAGAAATATATCAGCGCTGTAGCCAAGTATAAGGTCAACTCCTTTTGCGCTCCGCCCACGGCATGGCGAGCCTTTGTCGGACTTGACCTGTCAGAATACGACCTTTCCGCCATGAAATATTCCATCAGTGCGGGCGAGCCTCTAAATCCAGAAGTCATTGAACAATGGAAAGAAGGGACCGGTACGGAAATCCGGGATTTCTACGGCCAGACCGAATCCACCGCCATGATCGGGAACCCGCCCTGGATGGAAAAGAAAATGCGCCTGGGCTCCTTTGGCTATCCCTCATACATGTATGATGTCATCCTGGCGGATGACGAGGGCAAAGAAATCACCGAACCTGATATCACCGGCCACATTGTGGTTCGCCTGAGCAATTGGCGCGCCATCGGCCTGTTCCAGGAGTACATCGACAATGAAGCCAAAACAGCTGAGGCTTTCCACCATGGTCTTTATTACACAGGTGACAAAGCAACCTTTGATAAGGACGGATACTGGTGGTTTGTCGGCCGTTCAGACGATGTCATCAAATCATCTGATTTCCGTGTGGGACCTTTTGAGGTGGAAAGCGCGCTCATTGAACACCCCTCAGTCATGGAAACCGCAGTTGTGGGCGTTCCTGACCCCAAACGGCACCAACTGGTCAAAGCCTTTGTCATTCTGGCCCAGGGCCAGGAGCCCTCAAAAGCACTGGCTTTGGAATTGTTCAAGCATACCATTGAAGTGCTGGCCAAATTCAAGATCCCAAGAATCATAGAATTTGTAGACGAACTGCCCAAAACCATTTCCGGCAAAATCCGCAGGATTGAGCTCAGGGAAAATGAAGAAGGAAAAAAAGAAGAAAAAAATAATGAATTTTTCTACCATCAGTTTCCTGAACTGAGTTCCAAGAAAAAATAA
- a CDS encoding diaminopropionate ammonia-lyase yields the protein MDLFSISAKAVFQSPSKAMLPEALSEKEQTRVRRFHESIDHYSFTPFHTLPGLAEKLGVKQIYVKDESFRFKLNAFKALGATWALARMICQKLKTDIDETDFSFFKQAGVREQIQSMVFATATDGNYGRGLAWAARRLGCRARVFMPAGTVPARVAHIEALGAQVRVIDVNYDQTVRMVAQASLEKGWHLVQDTAWEGYEKIPLWVVQGYTTMAAEVLDQIQGNELALPTHVFLQAGVGSMAAAVLGYYANALKDHCPAAYVIEPDRADCIYRSARAGDGRPRGVSGALDTMMAGLACGEPNPFAWNILRDFSSGFVSCSDGVAALGMNILARPEPGDPVIISGESGAVGPGLIQALMTDPGLGQIRENMGLTPESILLCFSTEGDTDPVNYQKIIDPAGALK from the coding sequence ATGGACCTGTTTTCAATTTCTGCAAAGGCGGTTTTCCAATCCCCCTCAAAAGCCATGCTGCCCGAGGCCTTGAGTGAAAAGGAACAAACCAGGGTCAGGCGATTCCATGAATCCATTGATCATTATTCTTTTACCCCGTTTCATACCCTTCCCGGTCTGGCTGAAAAATTAGGGGTCAAACAGATCTATGTCAAGGACGAGTCCTTTCGGTTCAAGCTCAACGCCTTTAAAGCCCTGGGCGCTACCTGGGCCCTGGCCAGGATGATTTGCCAGAAACTTAAAACAGATATTGATGAAACAGATTTTTCTTTTTTTAAGCAGGCAGGGGTTAGAGAACAGATCCAGTCCATGGTCTTTGCCACGGCCACAGACGGCAATTACGGCCGGGGGCTTGCCTGGGCCGCACGCCGCCTGGGATGCCGGGCAAGGGTGTTCATGCCGGCAGGAACCGTGCCTGCCCGGGTGGCCCATATTGAAGCTTTAGGAGCTCAAGTGAGGGTGATCGATGTCAACTATGACCAGACCGTGCGCATGGTCGCCCAAGCATCATTGGAAAAGGGGTGGCATCTGGTTCAGGATACGGCCTGGGAGGGATATGAAAAGATCCCCTTATGGGTTGTACAGGGCTATACCACCATGGCGGCAGAGGTTCTGGACCAGATCCAGGGAAACGAACTTGCCCTGCCCACCCATGTTTTTCTCCAGGCAGGGGTCGGGTCCATGGCTGCTGCCGTACTCGGATACTATGCCAATGCCTTAAAGGATCATTGCCCTGCAGCCTATGTGATTGAACCGGACCGGGCCGACTGCATCTACCGCTCTGCAAGGGCCGGGGACGGCAGGCCAAGAGGTGTTTCAGGAGCGCTGGATACCATGATGGCAGGACTTGCCTGCGGAGAACCCAATCCCTTTGCCTGGAATATTTTAAGGGATTTTTCGTCCGGGTTTGTTTCCTGTTCAGACGGGGTGGCTGCCCTGGGAATGAATATCCTGGCACGGCCCGAACCCGGGGATCCTGTTATTATTTCCGGAGAGTCCGGTGCGGTGGGGCCGGGACTCATCCAGGCCCTTATGACAGATCCCGGTCTTGGTCAGATCCGGGAGAATATGGGATTGACCCCTGAAAGTATTTTGCTCTGTTTCAGCACCGAAGGAGATACCGATCCTGTCAATTACCAAAAAATAATTGACCCGGCCGGGGCCCTAAAATAA